The Gossypium hirsutum isolate 1008001.06 chromosome A03, Gossypium_hirsutum_v2.1, whole genome shotgun sequence genome contains the following window.
TTACGTTATCGCgttgtaatattttattcattgaGTCGTTAATTGTTGTTAACGATGTAACAGTAAGTTAACGTGGctcgttaaatcatcatttcagacgaaaaaaatttaggttaatttatacaatcaatctctattttttttcgttttgagcaatttaatttttttcttttatgtttttttaaatttttttgattctcttctacttctccctcAGTTTTCCTCCCATCTCcttttcttttaacgtagtttttctatatttttcatttgttaatactagtttctatacttttttttgaacaatttaattttttcgagtgaggcgagcttgtgaACTAGTTTTAAcgaatgaaaaatataaaaaaaaaactacgttaaaagaaatgagaaagggagaaaaataaacagagaagCAAAAGAtaatggaaaaaaaaggaaaattaaaagaacatacaagaaaaaaaataaattattcaaaatgaaaaaatataggggtcaactgtagaatttaacctaaaatgacgatttaacatgccacgttaacttaccgttacaccattaataacaattaatggcccaataactaaaatgttacaacacgataatgtaagtgactaaaatgtaacttgaggcaaacaaaagtgactattttaataatttatccttcttttttctttaaaaagaaaagaaaagaaaaggaagaatgtTGGTATGCAATAATGAAAAGGAcattacaatttaaataaaagaaattaattatttttttttcaaaccaaCGCGTAAGCTATAGGTCAATAaccccattttttttatttttttaaatagggaggaatattattgaaaatattgcaTGAATGTTATTAATAGTATTTTTAGTCTAAAAAGGgttttaattgtaaaaaaaataaacattaaggattaatttcataattaagtaTTGAAGCATTctcaacttaattaaattatatttcgAATTCGTCCCTTAGTGTGTTTGGACTTCATGCTTACTAAAGggggattatttaattttaattaattaccaatataatatttaatattatcatatttaattactattttattacAATGCACCTTcatgatttaattaaaaactaataatAGGAAGAATGTAGACTAAATTGTTATAATATCCTTCCcatcaaatttaaaaatgaataatttaatttaaaatataaaaaaaacaaagggtGAATAGACTATTTGGTACCTAAGTTTAACTTTAATGCCCAATTTGGTACTTCAattcttagtttttttttccatCTAAGTATCGGGGTTTggtttcaatgttcaatttggtacttaagttttttttatcCTATTAGGCAAGGGCGAAACTAGGGGGTTGGTAGGGGTCCaaccccctaaaatggaaaattttatatttaggccctttaaaattttaaattaataaaagtaaagttGCACTTTTCccccctaaaaatataaaaatttgatttaatcatttaaaaattttaaagatataggctattaaaatggtgaaattacatttttgctatcataaaatttacaatttaatttcggcctcCCAAAAATATTTTATGGTTTCGCCCCTGCAATTAAGTACGACTATTTTACTAGAGCACATGTGTCAAACATTTATTGGTCTAGGTACCAATTTGAACAATGAAGCCAAACTTAGGTACTAAATTAGGAAAAAATAGGCAAGtaccaaattaaataatgaagGAAGGCTTAAGTACCATATACTAATTAACcgaaattaaaatgtaattttgttttaaatagtTGACATCTATCCCATTCCTTATCTTGACACCTGTCAAGCCATTtgctgttgttttttttttccaacgCCTTTtgcagatttttttttatttcatatcaatgGTCAATTTTCACATTTGGTACTTATTTATGTTcgatttaagatttaatctcCATACATCAATTTTCTATATAATTTGGTACATcgacttttataatgtcattaattagtttaaatactttattttgattaaaatagtgacatgaattttaacaattttaaatttatttgttaaattcaagtccaCTACAATATCATTTTTTGTTACATGACAactaaatgagtatttttttaatttcgaaatATCATaccgtaaaattttaaaaaaaaattttaatggtgttaacaactaaacttaaattttttaatttaaaaagaatgAGAACTAAATTCCTGAATCGGACACCACCagctttttgctttttttttttagattatataacAATGGTTAACTGTTAGTTTTTGTCTCTATATTACGctcaagtttaaaatttaagtctctatacttcaattttgacaaaattccatacataaactttaataatgtcattatttagtttatatactttataaaaaattaatgtaattttAAGAATGGTTAACATCGTTCAAATTTTCCGTTAAATTTAAGTccattataatatcatatttttgttaaattattactaagtagtttttttaaatttttttttatatttcaagaTCTAACATAAACgagtttaatagaataattttaatCATGTTAACAACTAgactcaaatttttaaatcagaaaaataaaaatattaattattgaaaataaaaatataaaaactcaattttaaatgcacaaaacatattttaaaactttcaaatatatccctctaatttaatccaaaattagaGATGCTATTGAGTTTGGAGGATAATAGGATGGATTTAAGAGAATGAGACCTACAACAACTAGGTGAGATACGAGAATCCCAAAGTTTGTGATCTGGAACTCTCTTTTGGTTGGACTCAAAAGAAGGAAATTTGGTTTCTTTacacaataatattaaaaaataaataattatgaaaatgagacaagtaaaaattaattacgaaaatgggcAAATTAAATCGTCCACTCCATTTTATCCCCAAATTATGCGGTCAtctttagtttaaaaaaataatattttttggtgtTGTCTCTGTGTGTCAGACAGtaccaatatatattttttaaaatacttgaaAAAATACGAATATATCGAAGAACAAAAAAGTTATCTTTTTAGTGGTACTGTCGATGTGTCAAGCAGCAtcgacaaaaaaaaaacactaaagttaaaatgatagccctaaaaaaataagaaaactaaAAACTCTAAATCCACTTGCAAAATTTTTAtgagaaaaggaaaaaggaaaactaAAAGCTTTGGGTGGATCTTGTGTAGATTTagagttttcttcttcttctttttttccctcaTAAAAGATAGAAGGAAACAGTTTTGCAAGTggatatgaaatttttatttttttagggttattttttgaactttagttttttttttttcatttctagtcaattgtttttattttcaccAGTGTCGCTTGACACACCGGTGGCACTATTAAAAAGTATACCCATttgaaataaatacatattaatatCATCTGATATAGTGGTagcacaaaataaatttttttaaaaatctaattatgGCTATATAATTTATGGGGAAAGTGGGGTGGTACTACCGATGTATCAGGCAAAACTGGCAAGAACTGttcaatttatctatttttataattaaaattttatctcttttattttcgtaattatttattttttatattatttatgtaaaaaagTCAGGAAATTTGCAACAATAGGTCAACTATGGGGGTGCTGAATCTTGTTCTTCAAATTTAGTACGAAGCATTTAGGATTTTTCTTAAATCAATTATGGTAAAAGATTCATTATATCATGTCATCAATCACCATCTTTTAATCAGATTTATgaatgttttcaattaaaaaattatttaaattaatatcacGAATTAATTTGATACTGAtttcattagtattttttttaattttaataaataaaaatatttttatattgcatattgattttaaaataaacttctCTTTACTTTTTTgtgtacattttttttattaattattaattttaataaattattcaagTTACATGCTCCATCACTCTAATTTTGTTCACCAATCTAgcacttttaaaaatttcaaattaatcctaaataataatattaatttttttaatctttcaaacGATTTTATTTAacccattaaaattttattttatttttcattagtGATGTGTTAATTATATACTAGTAGTGTACATGACCCTTGTATACCGtaagcatattatacattaatCCCAACTTTAATACTTTTAAGAGCAAACCTAACATTAGACAATGACTATAATGTGTGTTAATAAACCTAGTGTGTTGACCTTATGGTCAGGATGTTCACCGCTCTAGATGTGGCTTAGATTTAAATAGTGCCGAGCTGAAAAcggattagggtttttttttcatgtttttaattttCTGGACAAGAGAAGGATTGCCCAGATTTGAATTTGGGATCTAATCTCAACAAAACCTTAAGCAACGAAAGTCATTTGCCACTACACTAGTAACTAGTTGCCGGAGACTAACCCagtttaaagaagaagaagaagaagaagaagacgttTTGTGCCTTTTAAaatgtcattcatttcaactcCGAAACCGGTGCAAAAGGAAACACAAGATAAAGAAGCCGAAAGGCTGCCAAAAAAAACCATGTAACATTCAGCTCTAACTGCAACTCaattaatattcttttaacatcattaaaaaaaaaatctgcaATCTTACTTGTATTTTCCACCCATGCTCTTCATAGGGCAATCTGACTAAGGGGAGGACTGAGCAGAGAAAATGGCAGTTATAGCGGCAATAGCAGTAACCAACAAGATTTGCAGAAGCATGTAAATATAATATCTCACCAATTTCATCGCAATTAGAAGTAGTTACTGCTACTCATCATCAGCCACTCCCTCACCAAGAGCCCTTTGTGAAATTCTGTAGTACAGAATACTCATAGTCGCCATGCAGGCCCTGAACAACATAATTTAACACTGTAAATAAAAAATCCTTTCTGTAATATAACCAATATAGGcagtttcattttattttgttccATTTGGGATCTGCAATGGATGATGCAAAGACATACACTGTTCTATGGTCCACCATTTAATTCCCAAGAGAAGAGTAAAATGGAacatttttatgatatatatatatctattcctCATTATTTTAATCTCCCCATCTTAATTGGCATCCATCCAGATATATCAGTTGCAGCATCCACAGGTCACGAGCACAGATACACGCATAAATACAAAGAGAGATGCATGCTGATAAGAAATGGGTAAATGCATacacaagagagagagagagatgaatCAATGTGTGGCAATGTAGGTTGGTTGATTAGCATGGCCTTGGATATtcatatacaaaaaaaaagaagaaaaaaagtgcAGACTTACATGATTGCTATGATGAGAAGAATTTTTCTTGGATCCATCCGTGTTGATCTTTGATGCTTTGACCGACCTTCTCGGATATCATCTACATTTGACGAGTCTTTATGTGGGGGTGCAGTCACTGGAAGAGTTGGTAATGCACTTGACCAAAAGGGAACTAATGCTCTGAGAAACTTCAGATGAAGCGGCCCTACAACAAGAAGTTACAAATTCAAAAAAAGGAATTGTATGCAAATCATGTCATAGGCATACGAAAAATCATCTTCCCTAAGTTCTCCATTACAGATACACTTAGCACCTTGGATGGATGCTTTAAGGAATGGTCACACCAAAAGATGTAGGTCACAGCAAGAACAAATTGGAAAAGTACTAATCAATCAGAGACCAGAATGGCTTCTTGATCCAAGGCTTTTTAACTCACCCCTCCGAGAGTACTTTTTATGATTTCCATCTTCATCATCTGTATAATATGAGATTTCAGAGTTTTGCCGATCAACATGAGCTGTACTCTTCCGAGTTGTAGCCATAGGCTGGGTTTCATTGCAACATAGAATAAAACACCCAAGATAAGAAAGCAAACAACTAACATAAATGAATTGACACATACAAACAAGCAAAAATAACATGATTTAAAGAACTTGGTTCACATCCAATAActaataaaagattaaaaaaaaaaaagacttacaGCAACAGGACTTGAAGCTTTCATGTAACTCTCAGTTGAACTAGGACCATCCATCTCCATTATTTCTGTTACTGTAGGTTTTGAAGGTCCTGCTATGGCAGAGTATCCTCCATCTTTTGCAACAGAGGGTGATGAATTCGCATCATACTCTTGTCCTCCAGCTACATCTATCAATGGATCTGAAGCAAATGCAGGTGGAGGACCACGGTGTTCTGTTCTAGGCAAAGAAACAGGATGATTTCCAAACAAATTCTTTTCCATGCCAGTCTGCATGATATCACATAaggttatttaaaatttatttatgcaGAATTGAAAAGAATTCAAACTGCATTCATCCTAAAAAAGAGACTACAATATATATCTGCAATAGAACATGCTAGAACTCCAATCGATCCATATAAATCTTTTTCTGTGGTGCACTTCTTATCCACACAATTTATAGTCTAAGGCAACTGATGATCTTAAGCAGTTTGAAGCTTCAGATAATTGAGTGGGCACCCAAAATACCGAGATCTGGGCTAGATTGAGTTTTAGAAGCTAGAAATAACTTGGGAAATGAGATTTTCAGAACTTGCTTGCAGGTCAATGCTTTTAATGGACAAGGAAGAAATATGTTTGGCCATAGCGAACTTGTATGGCCTACATTTTACAATAACATTTATCAGAAGTACTGAAGTAGTTGATTCTGCTGAATGCTGATTAATGCATTTGACGGATGAAATTTTCCTAGCAGACTATATGTAACCCGTTTTGGAAACCTCCACCAGGGAAACAGTTTAATCTCACAACTTTTGTGTCAACCATGGAAAGGATGCAATCAACTTGTTCAGCCCATGCTGAAAAGCATAACTACTGAATTACAATCTACAACAGGCAAGTGGCAAGAGTAGGACTTCCAAAGCATCCAAGGTTGAATATAATAAAGCAAAGATGTAATTGATGAAAAGTAGAAGAATAGTTTGATAAAGAAAATATTgacaaagaaaaaatatatatgtatatatattcaaaattcacTATTCATTTAGAATAAGCAGCAGttctttgtaacagcccaaaccaAGCATAAACTTACCTGCAAAATAGCCTCCTTCAGCAGTGAATGAAGACAGGATGTTGTATCTTTAACACTTTTGGGAGGCCATATCTGGGGAAGAAACCATTGGAAAATGAGACAAAGCCAAAGATCAAATACTGACAGAAGTAAATTATAATCATCACCATAAAGCATAACTGCTAAAATCCAAGAATAACAGTAATTGTTGAGGAATGCCACAATAAAATTATACAGTCTTGACTCTATCAGTAACAGATCATAGAAATTCCTCCGACGCAAGAGAATGTCAATTACATGTTCACATATTAATCTCTATCCTCTGCATTTGCTAGGCCATTGAAAagattcaaaaaattaaaatacttgaaAATCGGAAACATGCCAATCAGCAAAGGAGTTTTCCTCAGTCAACTACTCATATGAATGACTCCAAAAGTCGGAGCAGTATGGTTAAGGCAGTAATTTTTAGTATTACGGTTAACCATCTCGTATCATCATTTGAAGCCTGGACACATTTACCACCTAGATGCTTCTAACTACTTGTGAGGTACAAGAGCATTGTCACCATCAATTCTGTCAACATATATTTATCACTTTACACAATACAAACCGAAGCATGTGGGCATGATACAGCTGATTCATGCTGAAATATAATAAACAGTCTTTTGAGAGCTTACAGATATCGAACATGAAGGACACACATATCCAGCGGGTGCAGTGTGCAGAGGAAAGCTTTTGATATGTGAAACCAAGCAAGTTGTATGTATGACATCTAAAGTAGCAAATTAAAAGAGTGAGATCATACAACATAAGTCCAACATGCTGGTTTGcaagaaaataaaacaacaagCAGTATGTAGCATCCACATCAGCATAAATACATACGTAAGCAACCCAATCGTGTGGTTTCAGAGCCAGCCCCCTCCTCAAGCACAGCTTGGCATTTGCAACATTTGGAAGGCCAGTCATAGTCTCCATCTATTACCCACTCTGAGTAAGTATGTATCTAGAGCAAAGGAAATGAAAACTTTATTAGCCCCGAACAGCATTCCATACAACACCTCCACTCAGAATTGTTTTATAACACTGTAAAAAGTACACAGCATGCCGAAATTGGTTTATGTATAAATATGGCACCAAGATGTATCATAAATATATTAACAAATCCAAAATATCATGAGACCTGTAGCTGCAAAAAGAGCTGTTCAagacccaaaaatgatttttacaaGACAAGCTCTCACTCCGCTAAAACCTCCCCATAACAAACCCACAGACCTTCCCCCCTCCCCCATTTTCCTTTTGGATAGAATTATTATTGTCTTTTGCTCCTAGTCAATCTCGTATAACCACTCTTAGTTTAAATTAAGTCAAAATGCTTGTAAGTAAAGTTTTGAGTCCAATAAAGCAGAATGTAATAAACTTACAACGCATATTTGGTGCTCAGGTAAGCAGATGCATTCCCCACAAACGGGAACCTTGTGCACGAAACAATATAGTTTTGTCGCCTGAAATACCAAAAGGAGGAATAGAGGCTTACACACAGAAACCATTTGTGAATCATGGTCCCAACCAACATCAGCTCTACAAATTACTTATTTAATCGCAACCAAATTCATAACAGAACAAGCTGCATTCCACTAGAACCTCCAAATATCAAGGTTAATGTCCTCCTCTCTTAGATTCATATATTTAAGTAATCAAATACGCATTTTccaattcatgaaccttaaagtTAAGATAACAAAGATCTGCAAACTCATAATTTTTACGAAAAAAAGATGGAGATCTAAAAGACCAAAATCCAGCGGTGAATTACAAATTCCAagacaaatttgtaaaaaaaaagagagagtaaattaataaatattggtACAAAAAATTGTAATTCTGAGCATTGAGTGGCAGTAAACTTATCAATAGAtcaaaattttgagtaaaattgatttaaaataaaacGGTACCTTACGGCATTTGCAGACCACCATTGCACAGAGAAATGGGCCAGAAAGGAAGCAACCACTTGGAGTTCGATCCCGTTTTGTACAAAGCTTCAGATTTTAGAAATAGATTGAGGTGAACAAAATTTGATGGAAAATTACCTTAAGATTTAAATAAGCAGAAGATCAgagaaaacatttttttaaatgaGGAATATAGCaaaatttatttcttcttttttgtgtaatttttttttgactATTTTGAGTGAGATGATAGTCTTAGCTTCAGGTGGTACAGAGGAAACAAAACCCCTCCATCGATTTTCGATATTTGCCGATTCAGATGATCAGATTGAGTCGAATTCTTAACAGTTTCAATTTGGTTCTATTCAATTagattttttgtttttcataaattttgagttttgggttttttacttttttttatagatatttctaataaaattaatttttaagtaaataaaaattaaccaacttatataatattttgaaaaatattttatatttaattctaagttatttttattgttttaaatatgacatatttatatttacatcattcaaatttgaaattaattaaataaaaataaaatttaattctatttgagtaattataattttttaatttatattttatacatcatctgaaacattttaattgaaattaatttcaacTTTATAGTATCATATAAACTTATGTACTAGGATTTAGATTGTATTTTATACCTTAGtgaaaaatttagtaaattaatttatgtacgttaaataaaaaagtaaattgatccttatgttaaaattttcattaatttctaTGGTTAAAAACTATTCATTATACGTCAGTGTAAGGTACACATAGCAAACTACATGTCATTTTTTGATTATTTGGTTAATTATGCTAGTTTTTAGTAGtgtatatgaataaaatttttaatagaaatgacaaGTTTGCTAATTAATTTACTATATAAAGagtaatttacttattttttagtaGAGGAGTAAAATGCAATCTTGGCTCTTAATACAATAGACTCTATGGAActtttatccatttattttaactattattataaacttaaaaacggaAAAGCTTcattaataaaagaaatatttaactTGATTCCTATTTTTGTTGCATTGACTATTTGAATTTGACTATTAAAAAAGGTGTCAATAAAATTtagaattacttttttttaagatATCATATTTAAGCGGTTCATGCAATAAGGatatatgtgtttataatttGATTCAGAAAGTTTTTTATGTTATACGTATAATCATAATTACAATCAACACAATCCGAATAATTGTAACCATAATCACCCATTGTAATGCGTGATTAGACTAGTGAATGaaatatgttttaataaaaaaaagaataaatttcaAGATAACCCAGgcttaatttaaataatgtaaGATTCAAATACATTATCTAAAAAACTCAAATCTCAATGTAGTCATTAAGTTAAGGTTTTATTGGCAATTTAACACCCGAACTAATACCTAGATTGATAGAATGACTTGATTGCTATAATAATGATACTTTtagaattcaattaaaatattttaaaatttgctataataatgataattttagaattcaattaaaatattttaaaatttgaagagCAATTTAAAATCTGAGGATGTTTGGTTGAATTAACCCATAGTATATTTGCAAATATATTAGATTGGACAGTTGCAACTTGTAAGGCGGTTCAAGAACGGGATGAGCCATCGTTAGTTATTTAAGTAAAACCGaaattgatataaatttatatattaattttgattcaagTTTCGTATATGAAATTTGTGCCAAACTGGCCTCTTCCAATGcaccttttccttctttttcctaCTTATTGTCCAGCATCAATTGGCTGTCTCACTACTGTAATAGCAGCACTCCTTATCTCAAAATTTTCCTCCATGTCCAGCCGCAACCTGCTCTAATCTGCACTTGCCAAAAAAAAACAATCCTTAATCACATAAGCGTAAAGCCATGCTATCCACAGAAATCCCTGCTTGAACCCTATTCCTCCCTCAGATTTTTGGAAACAAATAGATTCCCAACTAACTTAGCACCCTTCACTGGCTCATCACGTCCTTTCCAAGAAAGTCTAGAGCAAAGCTGATTGGTCCTTTGAAGAACAACTTTTGGCAAAATAAGCTGTCGGCACCAATAATTTTGCAAGTTAAATATCACAGTGGATAAGTTGTGCTTTCCCTGCATAGGACAAATGTTTTGCTACCCAGCTTTGTAATCTCGCAGTAATCTTCTCAATTAATGGAGCAGAATCTCGAACAGTGAGTCTTTTGATAACTAGAGGGACTCCCAAGATATTTGACAggtaacttttcaaaattaatttgtcTCAGCTTCAATTCTATGCTATTCTCCCAGGGATGATAATAGAGCGAGTTGGAGATGAATGttgttaaatttatcattatttcatGCTtagcatatattatttcattatctgTTTCGcttcattataaatgtataattttaaaattcattatcaccTTCATAGATGTTGAATGAATACATCTCGTCTCACTTTATTccgcttcaatttaatttttatcatgtatctttaatatttttaatatataattttttttactttttttaatagttatataagggtaaaatgataattttatatagtgGAGCAAATAATTATTATAACTACTTTATACCTACTATGTAGAAGAAATAATCCatccatttcacatacattttttttaaatccacTTCATTTAAAGCGAATCGATTAGAATTTATCAAGTAATTCAGTTTTTGCCATCCCTAAATTCCTCCTTAGTaacatttgtataattttttttcactttttgctAGTTTAAGCTTCAAACCAGAAAACTCATAGAAATTATGCAACACACTCCAAATTCTTATAACAGAATCCAAGTTgctcttagaaaattttaacaaataatctGCAAAACAAAAATGAGTTAATCTTAtcttatgaaattttgattttgatttaattatatgcatttaaagaaattaatacatatatttatttttatattgaattaatatattaACGTAAAATGGTGCTAATTCGATAATATTATAAgtaatttgaaaaaattgaattaaatcaaaatttaatacataaaattataaaaaaatcagagttcatatataacattatatattaaattaaaggttatgtataaaattgatatttatcaTAAACCTAAATGGTATTAGTGTAATTACATATTTACAGGATGAGCTTTTTGGGTAAAGAAAAAAGTACCAACTAATTTTGAATTCAAAaagtgttaatttttttttgtttagttatGGCATTGGCAAAATTTTTGAAACAGTGGGACTTGGCCGATCCGAATAAAAACATTTCTAAATTTCAAATCTTCTTCCCTCTCTTTTATATCGCTCGCCCAGTAAAAAAACATTCATCTTCTCTACCAAAACCCTAAGCTCTCTCCGTTAGTTCATTTCATCTCTCTAGCAGCCAATCGAGCGATGACATCTGTCCACCCGCCACCGGTACCAGGTCGCGAGCTCTCTAACCCTCCGACGGACGGAATCTCGAACCTTCGGTTCTCTAATCACAGCGATAATCTACTCGTCTCTTCATGGGATAAGGTGCTCCCTCAACATCAAatacctttaaattttttaagtttcctTTTATTCTTTTCAGTGaacagttcttttttttttaatcgtAGACTGTGAGATTGTACGATGCAAGCGCGAACGTTTTGCGAGGAGAGTTTATGCACGGTGGGCCGGTACTTGATTGCTGCTTCCATGA
Protein-coding sequences here:
- the LOC107886949 gene encoding zinc finger protein-like 1 homolog, translated to MVVCKCRKATKLYCFVHKVPVCGECICLPEHQICVIHTYSEWVIDGDYDWPSKCCKCQAVLEEGAGSETTRLGCLHVIHTTCLVSHIKSFPLHTAPAGYVCPSCSISIWPPKSVKDTTSCLHSLLKEAILQTGMEKNLFGNHPVSLPRTEHRGPPPAFASDPLIDVAGGQEYDANSSPSVAKDGGYSAIAGPSKPTVTEIMEMDGPSSTESYMKASSPVAPMATTRKSTAHVDRQNSEISYYTDDEDGNHKKYSRRGPLHLKFLRALVPFWSSALPTLPVTAPPHKDSSNVDDIREGRSKHQRSTRMDPRKILLIIAIMACMATMSILYYRISQRALGEGVADDE